A genomic window from Cutibacterium acnes includes:
- a CDS encoding MFS transporter, with translation MYTYTTFAAYFEDQFFSPDDPHKSIYIYAIFWATFIMRPFGSWFFGRWADRHGRRSALIMAVTIMAVGSLVISVLPTRGTIGVGAPILLLICRIVQGFATGGEYGTSATYMSEASTKGHRGFFSSFQYFTLVGGLVTAQAVLLLLSSLMSEATIHAWGWRIPFFIGGVAALIVFFMQKTMDKSLSTEHLKSVRSGEDSSSGSLKELFGNHLGNFLLAFTIASGGTLCFYVYTVNAPNIVHSTFSSTPMAATAVNLIALFILMLGQPLGGLIGDRIGRKPVLLFFAAGGVVYTWVLVTCLSHARKPVTAFLMLLMGYIFLTGYTSISTVVKSDLFPTDVRALGVGMAHGFANSLFGGTAPLIYVWAKQGDAIPAFIGYVTALSAVTLLTILFGLTTRTASHLDAPTKGGHD, from the coding sequence GTGTACACGTACACGACGTTCGCAGCCTATTTCGAGGACCAGTTCTTCTCGCCTGACGACCCGCACAAGAGCATCTACATCTACGCGATTTTCTGGGCGACCTTCATCATGAGGCCGTTCGGATCGTGGTTCTTCGGTCGCTGGGCCGACCGTCACGGACGTCGGTCCGCCCTCATCATGGCAGTGACAATCATGGCCGTCGGCTCCCTCGTCATCTCCGTGTTGCCCACCCGAGGCACCATCGGAGTGGGGGCCCCGATCCTGTTGCTCATCTGTCGTATCGTGCAAGGATTCGCCACAGGAGGTGAGTACGGCACCTCGGCCACCTACATGTCAGAAGCCTCCACCAAGGGACACCGCGGTTTCTTCTCCTCGTTCCAGTACTTCACCCTCGTGGGTGGTTTAGTGACAGCCCAGGCCGTCCTACTCCTGCTGTCCTCCCTCATGAGTGAGGCCACGATCCATGCCTGGGGATGGCGCATCCCATTCTTCATCGGTGGCGTCGCAGCGCTCATCGTTTTCTTCATGCAGAAGACGATGGATAAATCGCTGAGTACCGAACATCTTAAATCCGTGCGGTCGGGTGAGGACAGCTCGTCAGGAAGTCTGAAAGAGCTCTTTGGAAACCATCTCGGTAACTTCCTCCTGGCTTTTACCATCGCCAGCGGCGGTACCCTGTGCTTCTACGTCTACACCGTCAATGCACCGAATATCGTCCATTCGACTTTCAGCAGCACTCCGATGGCGGCAACCGCGGTCAACCTCATCGCCCTATTCATCCTCATGCTCGGGCAACCGCTGGGAGGCCTCATCGGTGACCGGATCGGACGCAAACCGGTGTTGCTCTTCTTTGCCGCCGGTGGAGTCGTTTATACCTGGGTTCTCGTGACCTGTCTGTCGCATGCCCGCAAGCCCGTAACTGCATTCCTCATGCTGCTCATGGGCTATATCTTCCTTACCGGATATACCTCGATCTCCACAGTTGTGAAGTCCGACCTTTTCCCAACCGATGTCAGGGCGCTGGGTGTTGGGATGGCCCATGGTTTCGCGAATTCCCTGTTCGGCGGCACGGCTCCACTCATTTACGTGTGGGCGAAACAGGGTGACGCGATCCCCGCCTTCATCGGGTATGTGACGGCGCTGTCCGCGGTCACCTTACTTACGATCCTCTTCGGGCTGACCACACGGACTGCGTCACACCTGGATGCGCCGACGAAGGGTGGGCACGACTAA
- a CDS encoding YciI family protein, whose protein sequence is MAVFIVETHYDPAHSEERMAARPAHLENLDVMRERGQLANAGPLADGSGAVLIYTVPDRDVLNHLLEADPYPKTAVQVTSVREWKPNYHHHV, encoded by the coding sequence ATGGCTGTTTTCATTGTCGAAACCCATTACGATCCCGCCCATTCCGAGGAGCGCATGGCTGCGCGCCCGGCCCATCTGGAGAACCTTGACGTCATGCGCGAGCGTGGCCAGCTCGCCAATGCCGGCCCGTTAGCCGACGGAAGCGGGGCGGTGCTCATCTATACCGTGCCTGACCGTGACGTCCTCAACCACTTACTGGAGGCCGACCCCTATCCCAAGACGGCCGTCCAAGTGACCTCCGTTCGCGAGTGGAAGCCGAATTACCACCATCACGTCTGA
- a CDS encoding MarP family serine protease yields MAHILDITLAVILILRALRGWTRGAISGIASLIGLIGGVWVGLWASGDIVSRITNNSSSWLATGPLRFGVVLVIVEVIHGLCNGLARRICHASETAGLGALDRIGGALLSATATALVVAVGATALAPLLPPQWTQAIDESAVINTTNRAIPPQINHEAARLIGQMADTFPKVFTGQDPRLPGDAPDDSAANSPGVRQAARSIVKVRSLSHQCDRASEGTGWVSSPHRVVTNAHVVAGSDTVTVQVGGQGARLRARVVAYDPDLDLAVLAVPKLKAPALTMTSSVDAGDSTVIAGFPLDGPYTVNAARVRGAITARGENIYGDDDVVREILSLRGTVQPGNSGGPLLTTDGKVAGTIFARSTSQPQAGYALTNRETRQLIRSGTYGSTPASTGRCSVA; encoded by the coding sequence ATGGCGCACATCCTCGACATCACCCTCGCGGTGATCCTCATCCTCCGCGCCCTGCGCGGATGGACCCGAGGAGCAATTTCTGGGATCGCCAGCCTCATCGGCTTGATTGGCGGAGTCTGGGTAGGGCTGTGGGCGTCGGGAGACATCGTGTCCCGGATCACCAACAACTCATCGTCCTGGCTTGCTACCGGACCACTACGCTTTGGCGTCGTCCTCGTCATCGTCGAAGTCATCCATGGCCTCTGTAATGGGCTCGCCCGCCGCATATGCCACGCCTCTGAGACAGCAGGGTTAGGGGCCCTTGACCGGATTGGCGGCGCATTGCTGTCTGCGACCGCCACGGCCTTGGTAGTGGCGGTGGGGGCAACGGCGTTGGCCCCACTTCTGCCTCCCCAATGGACTCAGGCTATTGACGAATCAGCCGTCATCAACACCACCAACCGCGCAATTCCACCCCAAATCAATCACGAAGCGGCACGGCTTATCGGCCAGATGGCCGATACCTTCCCGAAGGTCTTTACCGGTCAGGACCCTCGTCTGCCCGGAGATGCCCCCGACGACTCCGCCGCCAATAGCCCTGGAGTACGACAAGCGGCGAGATCCATCGTCAAAGTGAGATCACTGTCGCATCAATGTGACCGGGCCTCGGAGGGCACCGGATGGGTCAGCTCACCGCACCGCGTCGTCACCAACGCCCATGTGGTCGCCGGATCTGACACAGTGACGGTGCAGGTTGGAGGCCAAGGCGCCCGCCTGCGAGCGCGTGTCGTCGCCTACGACCCCGACCTCGACCTTGCCGTGCTCGCTGTTCCTAAACTTAAGGCTCCTGCCCTAACAATGACCTCATCGGTAGACGCCGGGGACTCGACGGTCATCGCCGGATTCCCGCTGGACGGACCGTACACAGTCAACGCTGCGCGAGTGCGCGGGGCAATAACGGCTCGTGGCGAGAACATTTACGGTGACGACGATGTCGTCCGCGAGATCCTGTCTTTGCGCGGCACCGTGCAACCGGGCAACTCAGGCGGTCCATTACTGACCACCGACGGAAAGGTAGCGGGCACGATCTTCGCCAGGTCCACCTCGCAACCGCAAGCCGGCTACGCCCTCACCAACCGAGAAACCCGGCAGCTCATCAGGTCTGGTACGTATGGCTCCACCCCGGCATCGACCGGACGTTGCAGTGTCGCCTGA
- a CDS encoding NADH:flavin oxidoreductase/NADH oxidase, with product MTSPLLFQPLTLRGLTVRNRAWLPPMCQYAVDSQDGIPSTWHLIHYGSFAVGGFGLIVAEATAVSPEGRISPCDTGLWNDAQVAAWRTITDAVHELGGTIAVQLGHAGRKASTEKWWPGFHGGVVPPEKGGWIPVGPTAAPADGKQYAGSPVTALNEDGISKIIDDFRTAASRAVVAGFDAVEIHSAHGYLLHQFYSPLSNTRTDGWGSDYDGRVRLPLAVADAVRGAIPDDMPLLARLSVTDWRDDGWSVEDSIELSRRFALAGVDLVDASSGGNSSAPIPVAPGYQADLAARVRAEADVPTATVGMIWTGELAEDLLNKGCADAVMVGRAALRDTNWPLRAAHELGVPNEEAPWHPARFRGAWR from the coding sequence ATGACGTCACCGCTCCTGTTCCAACCCCTCACCCTTCGTGGATTGACGGTTCGCAACCGCGCCTGGCTGCCGCCGATGTGCCAATATGCCGTGGATTCTCAAGACGGAATTCCCAGCACCTGGCACCTCATCCACTATGGATCTTTCGCTGTGGGAGGCTTCGGCCTCATCGTCGCAGAGGCCACTGCGGTCAGCCCTGAAGGCCGCATCAGCCCTTGTGACACCGGGTTGTGGAATGACGCCCAGGTGGCAGCGTGGCGCACCATCACTGACGCTGTCCACGAGCTTGGCGGCACGATTGCTGTCCAGTTGGGCCACGCCGGCCGGAAAGCCTCCACAGAGAAATGGTGGCCGGGTTTCCATGGCGGGGTGGTTCCTCCCGAAAAGGGCGGCTGGATTCCTGTCGGTCCAACTGCCGCACCCGCCGATGGCAAGCAGTACGCCGGGTCGCCCGTCACCGCCCTTAACGAGGACGGCATCTCGAAGATTATTGACGACTTCCGGACTGCGGCATCGCGTGCCGTGGTAGCCGGATTCGACGCTGTCGAGATTCATAGCGCCCACGGCTACTTGCTACATCAGTTTTATTCGCCGCTGTCCAACACCCGCACTGACGGTTGGGGAAGCGATTATGACGGACGAGTCCGTCTGCCGTTGGCGGTCGCTGACGCGGTGCGTGGGGCTATTCCCGACGACATGCCTCTGCTGGCCCGCCTCTCGGTCACTGACTGGCGTGACGATGGCTGGTCAGTCGAGGACTCGATCGAGCTGTCGCGTCGATTCGCCTTGGCTGGCGTCGACCTTGTGGATGCCTCCTCAGGTGGTAATTCGTCAGCCCCCATCCCGGTAGCCCCGGGATACCAGGCCGATTTAGCGGCTCGGGTGCGCGCCGAGGCGGATGTTCCCACCGCCACGGTCGGGATGATCTGGACCGGCGAATTAGCCGAGGATCTACTCAACAAGGGGTGTGCCGACGCCGTCATGGTTGGCCGGGCAGCCCTGCGTGACACCAACTGGCCACTGCGCGCCGCCCACGAACTTGGCGTCCCCAACGAGGAGGCCCCGTGGCACCCGGCGCGATTCCGCGGCGCCTGGCGGTGA
- the idi gene encoding isopentenyl-diphosphate Delta-isomerase → MSHHDGENVGTSADSGYDDFVILLDDDGNHIGTAPRATVHSQHTPRHLAFSCHVLDVGGRVLVTRRALTKVAWPGVWTNTCCGHPRVGETIIDAAVRRTHQELGLDLDPRRMRVVLPDFSYRATDSGGIVEDEFCPVVVARLSLPEELVELNPDPDEVEEVAWVGWQDMYGLARSMPALLSPWAVEQMLEFGPDLPVVR, encoded by the coding sequence ATGAGTCATCATGATGGCGAGAACGTGGGGACGAGCGCGGATTCCGGTTATGACGATTTCGTTATCCTGCTTGACGATGACGGCAACCACATTGGAACCGCTCCCCGGGCGACCGTCCACAGTCAACATACCCCTAGGCATCTCGCCTTCTCGTGTCACGTTCTTGACGTAGGCGGTCGGGTACTTGTGACCCGGCGCGCTTTGACGAAGGTGGCGTGGCCAGGGGTGTGGACCAACACCTGTTGTGGGCATCCACGTGTAGGGGAGACGATTATTGACGCCGCCGTGCGTCGTACTCACCAGGAACTCGGACTCGACCTTGATCCGCGTCGGATGCGCGTCGTGCTACCAGATTTCTCCTATCGCGCCACCGACTCCGGGGGCATCGTGGAGGACGAGTTCTGTCCGGTTGTTGTTGCCCGATTGTCCCTGCCAGAGGAGCTCGTCGAACTTAACCCAGACCCTGACGAGGTGGAGGAGGTAGCCTGGGTTGGTTGGCAGGACATGTATGGCTTGGCCCGGTCAATGCCGGCCCTGCTGAGTCCCTGGGCCGTCGAACAGATGCTGGAGTTTGGGCCCGATCTTCCCGTGGTGCGCTGA